Proteins encoded in a region of the Leishmania donovani BPK282A1 complete genome, chromosome 14 genome:
- a CDS encoding fatty acid elongase, putative → MQWLDNYGDHHYDGHAVQMWLASNVDVCAYIAGAYLAFVFTGPRIMEALFHGKPPMGIKKAWALWNLGLSVFSLYGWLRVGPPLLRHLMNDGLHNTLCTFHEDEFYTTKVGFAIGMFAISKVPEFIDTVFLLMSGVKLGFLSWFHHVTTYLFAWYSYQQGTSIFICAAAMNYFVHSIMYMYFALSEAGYKKLVKPFAMYITLLQIAQMVGGLFVSGYVLAQKLTENAANACSGTSMSAARTQLVIYIFNFYLFSEMFIKAYVLPRKASVAPRRPSPSKRS, encoded by the coding sequence ATGCAGTGGCTCGACAACTACGGTGACCACCACTACGACGGCCACGCCGTGCAGATGTGGTTGGCGAGCAATGTAGATGTTTGCGCCTATATCGCGGGCGCGTACCTCGCCTTCGTCTTCACCGGTCCGCGGATCATGGAGGCCCTGTTTCACGGCAAGCCGCCGATGGGCATCAAGAAGGCGTGGGCGCTTTGGAACCTAGGGCtctccgtcttctccctctACGGCTGGCTGCGTGTcgggccgccgctgctgcgccatctgATGAACGACGGCCTGCACAACACCCTCTGCACCTTCCACGAGGATGAGTTCTACACCACCAAGGTCGGCTTCGCCATCGGTATGTTCGCTATCTCGAAGGTGCCCGAGTTCATCGACACGGTCTTTCTGCTCATGAGTGGCGTGAAGTTGGGCTTCCTCTCGTGGTTCCACCACGTCACGACGTACCTGTTTGCGTGGTACAGTTATCAGCAAGGGACCAGCATTTTTatctgcgctgccgccatgaACTACTTTGTGCACTCCATCATGTATATGTACTTCGCCCTATCGGAGGCCGGCTATAAGAAGCTGGTGAAGCCGTTCGCCATGTACATCACGCTGCTACAGATCGCGCAGATGGTCGGTGGTCTCTTCGTGTCGGGCTACGTACTCGCCCAGAAGCTCACCGAGAACGCAGCGAacgcctgcagcggcacgtCCATGTCCGCCGCCCGTACGCAGCTGGTGATCTACATCTTCAACTTCTACCTCTTCTCAGAGATGTTCATCAAGGCTTacgtgctgccgcgcaaGGCCAGCGTCGCCCCGCGCCGCCCCTCGCCGTCGAAGAGGTCTTAG
- a CDS encoding fatty acid elongase, putative, producing the protein MLNPFHYLDDFRGDVVCAWMRANLEIPSVVTVLYIVMVLYVPRTFMKHRPAYNLRALNLIWNLGLSLFSCCGAYYCLPEVFKSLFVSEFTVRNFSRGGTVTLHGSFYKGVCGLNADLFCDGPVGAFVCLFILSKIPEMLDTAFLVFQKKPVIFLHWYHHVTVMLYCWHSYAMNISGGLVFAGMNYGVHSIMYFYFFICSCGYRKYVRPFAPLITFLQIAQMVVGMFTEVYTLYHMYVSGKGCQSNATNARVGLMMYMSYFGLFSRLFYDSYLSRGKKQGNTEASAGTGHKRKRLLCTGQAVATVEGVSDDTRNSDAAPSMLAKRVPDVYQVKRRH; encoded by the coding sequence ATGCTCAATCCATTCCATTACCTTGACGACTTCCGTGGCGAtgtcgtgtgcgcgtggaTGCGCGCAAACCTGGAGATTCCCTCCGTCGTCACCGTGCTCTACATTGTGATGGTGCTGTACGTGCCGCGCACCTTCATGAAGCACCGCCCTGCGTACAATCTTCGCGCTCTGAACCTCATTTGGAATTTGGGTctgtcgctcttctcctgctgcggcgcctaTTACTGCCTTCCAGAGGTGTTCAAGTCGCTGTTCGTCTCTGAGTTCACTGTGAGAAATTTCTCAAGAGGTGGAACGGTCACCCTGCACGGCAGCTTCTACAAGGGTGTGTGCGGGTTGAACGCCGATCTGTTCTGCGATGGCCCCGTCGGCGCCTTCGTATGCCTCTTCATCCTCAGCAAGATCCCTGAGATGCTCGACACCGCCTTCCTTGTCTTTCAGAAGAAGCCCGTCATCTTCCTCCACTGGTATCACCACGTCACCGTCATGCTGTACTGCTGGCATTCGTACGCCATGAACATCTCCGGTGGCCTCGTGTTCGCTGGCATGAACTACGGCGTGCACTCCATCATGTACTTCTACTTTTTCATCTGCTCCTGCGGGTACCGGAAGTACGTGCGTCCCTTCGCCCCGCTCATCACCTTCCTCCAGATCGCGCAGATGGTGGTGGGGATGTTCACCGAGGTCTACACGTTATACCACATGTATGTATCTGGAAAGGGGTGTCAGTCGAACGCGACGAACGCACGCGTCGGGCTGATGATGTACATGTCCTACTTTGGCCTCTTCAGCAGACTCTTCTACGATAGCTACCTGAGCAGAGGCAAGAAACAAGGCAACACGGAGGCCTCCGCAGGGACTGGCCACAAGCGCAAGCGCCTCTTGTGTACTGGGCAAGCTGTGGCCACCGTTGAGGGGGTCTCTGACGACACCCGGAACTCTGATGCTGCGCCCTCGATGCTGGCCAAGCGGGTGCCCGATGTATACCAGGTGAAGAGGCGTCACTAA
- a CDS encoding fatty acid elongase, putative, with the protein MVMVLYIPDAYMKNRKPFNLRQLNMAWNLLLTVFSICGAYYCLPQLYRTIFVPEFTVHDYTNGGHIQWKGGVYNAFCYWNNNIFYDGPVGAFVCLFILSKIPEMLDTAFLVFQKKPVIFLHWYHHVTVMLYCWHAYMYNISGGLVFAGMNYGVHSIMYFYYFICSCGYRKYVRPFASFITFLQIAQMVVGMFTEVYTLSILYFTNRRCDSNAANARLGFMMYLSYFILFSKLFYDSYLKPAPPHSAAAKHNDATAVPNGEPAAVKKAQ; encoded by the coding sequence ATGGTGATGGTGTTGTACATCCCTGACGCGTACATGAAAAACCGCAAGCCCTTCAATCTGCGCCAGCTGAACATGGCGTGGAACCTTCTGCTGACCGTCTTCTCCATCTGCGGCGCCTATTACTGCCTCCCGCAGCTGTATCGCACGATCTTTGTGCCGGAGTTCACCGTGCACGACTACACCAACGGTGGCCATATCCAGTGGAAAGGCGGCGTGTACAACGCGTTTTGCTACTGGAACAACAATATCTTCTACGATGGCCCCGTCGGCGCCTTCGTATGCCTCTTCATCCTCAGCAAGATCCCTGAGATGCTCGACACCGCCTTCCTTGTCTTTCAGAAGAAGCCCGTCATCTTCCTCCACTGGTATCACCACGTCACCGTCATGCTGTACTGCTGGCATGCGTACATGTACAACATCTCCGGTGGCCTCGTGTTCGCTGGCATGAACTACGGCGTGCACTCTATCATGTACTTCTACTACTTCATCTGCTCCTGCGGGTACCGGAAGTACGTGCGCCCCTTCGCATCCTTCATCACCTTCCTCCAGATTGCGCAGATGGTGGTGGGGATGTTCACCGAGGTATACACGCTTTCCATCCTCTACTTCACGAATAGGCGTTGTGACTCGAACGCGGCGAATGCGCGGCTGGGCTTCATGATGTATCTGTCCTACTTCATCCTCTTCAGCAAGCTCTTCTACGATAGCTACCTGAAGCCCGCGCCTCCGCACTCGGCTGCCGCGAAGCATAACGATGCCACCGCTGTCCCGAACGGCGAGCCGGCAGCAGTGAAAAAGGCTCAATAA
- a CDS encoding fatty acid elongase, putative, with protein MQWIDSWGANHYDGYAFKQWLLDNHDIAIYVAVGYITFVFQAPKLVSKYLNLPANAKSSPLVPVINKTWAVWNILLSAFAFYGTTRVVPPLLYNLKTYGLHDTLCTFRPDEFYTSDVGVALGLFTISKVPEFGDTFFLVLKGTKLRFLSWFHHTAMFLYVWLSYETGSSTLICAASMNYFVHTIMYFYFFLSEAGFKNLARPFAMYITMLQLVQMVGVMFVSGYVIAQKYILAGQGIMDGMEGSCSGTTMATARLQLGIYTAFLYLFGEMFVNNHVRPRAAKKVD; from the coding sequence atgCAGTGGATCGACAGCTGGGGTGCCAACCACTACGATGGCTATGCCTTCAAGCAGTGGCTGCTCGACAACCATGATATTGCCATCTACGTTGCCGTCGGGTACATCACCTTCGTTTTCCAGGCTCCCAAGCTGGTGTCCAAGTACCTGAACCTGCCCGCGAATGCCAAGAGCAGCCCCCTTGTGCCGGTGATCAACAAAACTTGGGCCGTGTGGAACATTCTCCTgtccgccttcgccttctaCGGCACAACGcgcgtggtgccgccgctgctgtacAACCTCAAGACGTACGGCCTGCACGACACCCTCTGCACCTTCCGCCCGGATGAGTTCTACACGTCCGACGTTGGTGTGGCGCTCGGCCTCTTCACCATCTCCAAGGTGCCAGAGTTCGGCGACACCTTCTTCCTGGTTCTGAAGGGCACGAAGCTGCGCTTTCTCTCCTGGTTCCACCACACCGCCATGTTCCTGTACGTGTGGCTGTCGTACGAgaccggcagcagcaccctcatctgcgccgcctccatgaACTACTTTGTTCACACTATCATGTACTTCTACTTCTTCCTGTCGGAGGCCGGCTTCAAGAACCTCGCCCGGCCGTTCGCCATGTACATCacgatgctgcagctggtgcagaTGGTCGGTGTGATGTTTGTGTCGGGCTACGTCATTGCCCAGAAGTACATCCTGGCTGGCCAGGGTATCATGGACGGCATGGAGGGGTCGTGCTCTGGCACCACCATGGCAACGGCCCGCCTTCAGCTCGGCATCTATACGGCGTTTCTCTACCTGTTCGGAGAGATGTTCGTGAACAATCACGTGCGCCCGCGCGCTGCCAAGAAGGTGGACTAA
- a CDS encoding fatty acid elongase, putative, with protein sequence MEALDNYLIAHYDGHAVQKWLASNVDISVYIAAAYLTFVFKGPQLVDLIFRGNPPTRLIKMCWTLWNIGLAVFSMYGVYHIVPLFINNLRKYGQKDALCRFREDEFYTGKNGVAMGLFSLSKLPEFGDTFFLIMGGKRKLPFLSWFHHVTIFLYAWMAYQQASSIWIVLASINYFVHSIMYTYFALAEAGFKKLVKPFAMYITLLQIAQMVVGLYFTFSFISYHKADPKGCNGSTMALARGQCMIYFFNLYLFSEMFIKGYVLPRKAAAGDSAAATAPAGKKRN encoded by the coding sequence ATGGAGGCCCTCGACAACTACCTCATCGCCCACTACGACGGCCACGCCGTGCAGAAGTGGCTGGCGAGCAACGTGGACATTAGTGTGTACATTGCTGCGGCCTACCTAACCTTCGTCTTTAAGGGCCCGCAGTTGGTGGACTTGATCTTCCGCGGCAACCCACCGACAAGGCTGATAAAGATGTGCTGGACTCTGTGGAACATCGGActcgccgtcttctccatgTACGGGGTGTACCACATTGTTCCCCTCTTCATCAACAACCTTCGCAAGTACGGCCAGAAGGACGCGCTGTGCCGGTTCCGCGAAGATGAATTCTACACCGGCAAGAACGGCGTTGCCATGGggctcttctccctttcgAAACTGCCCGAGTTCGGCGACACCTTCTTCCTGATCATGGGCGGCAAGCGCAAGCTGCCCTTCCTCTCGTGGTTCCACCACGTCACCATCTTCCTCTACGCGTGGATGGCGTACCAGCAGGCCTCCAGCATCTGGATCGTGCTGGCCTCCATCAACTACTTTGTGCACTCCATCATGTACACGTACTTCGCCCTCGCCGAGGCTGGCTTCAAGAAGCTGGTGAAGCCGTTCGCCATGTACATCACGCTGCTACAGATCGCGCAGATGGTGGTGGGTCTCTACTTTACTTTCTCCTTTATAAGCTACCACAAGGCAGACCCGAAGGGCTGCAACGGCTCGACGATGGCGCTGGCACGCGGCCAGTGCATGATCTACTTCTTCAACCTCTACCTCTTCTCAGAGATGTTCATCAAGGGCTACGTGCTGCCGCGTaaggcggcggctggcgactccgcagctgccaccgccCCCGCTGGTAAGAAGCGCAACTGA
- a CDS encoding fatty acid elongase, putative yields the protein MVQLLESFRGDNVCQWMADHIEVPVLIVGLYMVMVLYIPDAYMKNRKPFNLRQLNMAWNLLLTVFSICGAYYCLPQLYRTIFVPEFTVHDYTNGGHIQWKGGVYNAFCYWNKNIFYDGPVGAFLCLFVLSKIPEMLDTAFLVFQKK from the coding sequence ATGGTGCAGCTTCTCGAGTCCTTCAGGGGCGACAATGTCTGCCAGTGGATGGCCGACCACATCGAGGTGCCAGTTCTCATTGTGGGCCTGTACATGGTGATGGTGTTGTACATCCCTGACGCGTACATGAAAAACCGCAAGCCCTTCAATCTGCGCCAGCTGAACATGGCGTGGAACCTTCTGCTGACCGTCTTCTCCATCTGCGGCGCCTATTACTGCCTCCCGCAGCTGTATCGCACGATCTTTGTGCCGGAGTTCACCGTGCACGACTACACCAACGGTGGCCATATCCAGTGGAAAGGCGGCGTGTACAACGCGTTTTGCTACTGGAACAAGAATATCTTCTACGATGGCCCCGTCGGCGCTTTCTTATGCCTCTTCGTCCTCAGCAAGATCCCTGAGATGCTCGACACCGCCTTCCTTGTCTTTCAGAAGAAG
- a CDS encoding fatty acid elongase, putative, which yields MFPFEEYVNGHVVQQYMYENVDYACYLVFAYLGMVRYGPGIAKAILGENPAPQPAADGRRAKPAADPEWLRLSMIVWNFMLSGFSICGAIVLVPALLSSIKSNGLKSTVCEYRVELAYTSPRGSWLAMFVLSKIPELVDTLWLILQKKKTPPFLHWYHHVSVLMFAWLSYSVGNSTMAVFSTMNIFVHSIMYMYFALCACGAKKLLRPFAPLITALQILQMVGGTALTFYSYTVNVSSYNAGIEDVHKLPCAVPKSAARFGALMYLSYLYLFCELYVNSYIKGPARDAAAKKSA from the coding sequence ATGTTCCCTTTTGAGGAGTACGTGAACGGTCACGTGGTTCAGCAGTATATGTATGAGAACGTCGACTACGCCTGCTACCTGGTGTTTGCCTACCTCGGCATGGTGCGCTACGGCCCAGGTATTGCCAAGGCCATCCTCGGCGAGAACCCCGCGCCGCAACcggccgccgacggcagGCGCGCGAAGCCGGCTGCAGATCCGGAGTGGCTGCGCCTAAGCATGATAGTGTGGAACTTCATGCTCTCTGGCTTCTCGATCTGCGGCGCGATCGTGTTGGTTCCGGCGCTGCTTTCCTCCATCAAGAGCAATGGCCTAAAGAGCACTGTGTGCGAATACCGCGTCGAGCTCGCCTACACCTCCCCACGCGGTTCCTGGCTGGCCATGTTCGTGCTGAGTAAGATCCCTGAGCTCGTCGACACCTTGTGGCTAATTTTGCAAAAGAAGAAGACGCCGCCGTTCCTGCACTGGTACCATCACGTTTCAGTGCTCATGTTCGCCTGGCTCAGCTACTCCGTCGGCAACTCGACGATGGCCGTCTTCTCCACCATGAATATCTTCGTGCATTCAATCATGTACATGTATTTTGCCCTGTGCGCATGCGGCGCCAAGAAGCTGCTTCGCCCCTTCGCTCCCCTGatcacggcgctgcagatTCTGCAGATggtcggcggcaccgcgctcACTTTCTACTCGTACACGGTGAATGTGTCGTCCTATAACGCTGGAATTGAGGACGTTCACAAGCTGCCGTGTGCCGTCCCCAAGTCCGCAGCCCGCTTTGGGGCCCTCATGTACCTATCCTACCTGTACCTCTTCTGTGAGTTGTACGTGAACTCGTACATTAAGGGCCCCGctcgcgacgccgccgccaaaaAGTCCGCGTAa